The stretch of DNA ACTAACTATAGTTCCAAAATAGCGCCCTCTGTACTTGACCATCCCTAGTTCACTAAGCTGGAGAGGCGAGCGCCTCCAACCCACACCCTCCCAACACACAATGTTTAAGGCCTTCAGAAATGGTGGATAAGATtgaaggggaaggtggggtgggggttgggggccTGGCTGAGGGACAGGAGAGTGGTTACAGCAGCACTCATCCCTCGGATTTTCCGTTATTCCTCACAGTCCTTCGCCCCTGCCAACGGCTCCCCTAAACCACTTTTTAACACCTAAGCTCAAAACACAGCCATGACTCtctcagagaaagaggaggaggaggaagaaaacaattaGCTTATACAGAAAGCAGGAAATGACAGGGAGGGGTCATCCCAAAGCAAAAGGGATTATTGCAAATGTGCTTTCCAAAATTCAGGGTGGGGagactggagggtgggaggaggcagaaCTGCCCAAGGAACGAAAAGACTGGACAAACGGAAGAGGTAGCTTTTAGAAAAACAATGCCCCACCCAGCATAACAAAACCAGGCCGATGTCCACTCCTCACATGCATACCAGCCATGAAAATATGCCCATTTTGGCAGTGATAACAGCACAGGAGAGGGCCATGTGGTTGTATAGATCTTAATAACAGCCCTCCCTCCTCAAGTCTCAACAGCCCAGATAATTCTAGGAGCAGTTGGACTTTTCTCTAAAGTGTTTCAGGCTCAGCTAAAGCTGGGCACTGCTGGTCTGAGCCCTGGATGGTGCTGTGCCTGTGACTCTATTGGAGCAGTGAGAAGAACACACCCAACTGTCATTCTCTCCATTCCCACCACCTTCTCAGCCCTCCTGGCCTTCTATTCAGAGTCTGAGTGGTCCACTTTTTCTGACAGCTTCcagccagagaaggggagggcCCCTACCAAGTCAGATTCAAAGCCAACTATTAACTTATGCTACAACAGAAAAGTACACCCTCCCCGTTCCTCCAATAACCCCCCTAACcaaagggataaaaaaaaaagaggggtttGAAAAGCTCATGAGGtcacaaaaaatgaaaactgagGTAATTCAAGTACAATGTGCTAAAAGCAAAAGTAACAAGAGGCCATCAGCTCCTTCTCCCTGATCCCTGGGGGCTGAGGGGACCTGAGCCAGAATTGTGCTGATCTCCGGATGTGGGGTAAAGGATCCTCAGTGTGATAGCAACTTCCTCCATGGCTAGTCCTCCCACCGTGCTCAGGCAGGACATCCATTCCCACCTGCGGGTCAAGTTCACCTGCAGGAGGGCATCCACTTCTTCTTTTGGACAACAGGACCTTTCAATAGGAAGATGGCATTCCTGCCCGCAAGGGGCTGAAGTGGGGTTGCAGCGATGTGTGCTTGTCTGGATGGCGGGATGGAATATATTTAGtcgggttttgttttgttttgtttcctttttgcaAGCAGAAAGCAGACCAGCGGGAATCTTGCTCATGAGGGGGTTTGGCTAGGGTACAGTGTGGATTTATTTTGTTCCGTGTTGTCTGAAAGccgagggagggaaggaaggggcttTAGAATCTGACACAGTCTCCCCAGCAGGGACCTAAGGAAGACAGAGTCCAGATCCACACAGGGTGTGAGCCCCTTGTGACCAGAGGACAGCCATCAAGCAGGTTCCAGGAGCTGCTCTTGGAGACCATGAGGGCACCAGGTATGGCTGGGCAGAGCAGAGAGCCTTTCCCTTCCCAGTCTGCCCCCAGGTATGCCAGAACTGCCATTCTGAGCATCAGCCAGAGACAccacccctccctgcctccagctgccctctctgctcccctcccactctcttcaggagaggagaagggaggagagagggcagaGGCAGTGGCTGTGACCAGAGGACCTCACACTTGCTTCCTGGTTTCCATTTCTGGACACAAGAGGAAGGTCTAAGTTGTGAGGAGGAGACAAATATGCCACTGTGTGGATGAGCAAaaccaccccacccacccaagaGAACCAAGGAGGGCAGAGACCCGAGGGAAAGGGCATCGGTATGACAACCCATCACCCGGAACCCCAGAAGGAATCCAATGCCAAGTAACTACcaagttttcttctctctctctttcttttctatttcccttttcttttctctgcagtCTTTCCACTTTATCTCGCTCTAGCTCATCTTTGCGGGCTCCCACCGCTAttctaccgtgtgtgtgtgtgggggggggtcccCCCTTCAAACATAACACAGGTAGAGGTACGTCTTCTCTATCCTCCAGTCGGGTGGGATCTCCTCCGGCTTGTGGCCCTTCATGTGCTTCTGCATGGAGGAGAGGCTGGGGCAGTACTCCGTGCAGATGGTGCACTGGTAGGGAGAGGCGCCGTTGTGCGTCCTCAGGTGCTTGATCATGGCCGAGTAGTCTCTCGAACGCTGGTGGCAGAGCTTGCACTCAAAGGGCTTCTCACCTGTGGAGGAGGTAAGACAGGGCAGGGGAAGGTGAGGACCAGAAGGGCCGTCTGTCATCCTTAGGCTTGTTGGCCAAAGTCTACCCTTCTTGCCTTGCAGTCTGCACCACAACTGCCCGACACCAAACACCAGGGCTGGACCATCCAAGGCGGCAGCCACTGAGCACACAGGGCTATTGGTATGGTTACAGGGGCACTCACTTCTTTTTCGTTTCGTGGCTATTGTAAGTAAACTAATGTGGCTAGTAACTAGTATCTAGTCACTGCCTATGGAGCTCTGGCCCCTTGTCATACTATCTTCTGGCAGGGAGCTTCCCTTCTAATTAAGGAAATGTGTAGTGTGAAAAGAAGTAGCAGGTCTCTGAAGTCCTTCAGGctgccttcccccttcccccctagacagggtttctctgtgtagttttggtgcctgtcctggatctcgctctgtagaccaggctggcctcgaactcacagagatcctcctggctctgcctcctaagtgttaggattaaaggcgtgtgccaccgctgccaggCCAGGATGCTTCTTCATAGCAAAGCTCATCCACAGGAAATAGGAGAATGAGCAGAGTCCTTTTAGAGCTACCGATGGTAAGGAGGGGTGTGGGAAATCCAAAGAGCCTACTCTTTCAAACACATCACATCTGGGGCCATCTACCCACTGACGTTCTAAGGACTTCCCCTGGACTTAAGCTCCCATTCTAGGGCTGGTGGGGAGGGGCAGTACAGAGAACCTAGGAGTGTACAATAACACCCTAGTCTGCTATCCAGATCTCTCTTCCTCTagagtcccctggagctgagcAGAGATGCAAGGGAACCTTGTTTCAATACAGTAATTAACTGGTCAGCCATCTCACTATCGATACTCCTCCGTGCTGAGGCCCCGGCAAATAATGAAGTAATGAACAGCCAAAGTGATCTAACTATCGACCAGCTATTTACAATAGTCACTGCCAATGCATTTAATGATCTGCCCACTAGGTCACATCCCACAACAAGGGATTGAGGAAACCCCGGGACTCTGGGATATCCTCTGGGTTATTCATATTGTCAGCAATGAACACCCCATCCCATCCTGTGGCTTTAAGCCAGAGGCAAAAATACCAGCTCAGGTGAGAAGATAGTTCTGAGAACTGTTCTGCCTTCTACTCCTGCTGGCTGTCCACCCCTTCCCGGGCTATTCCCTCCCTTAAGCCAGCTGAGGTGACCATTCCCCTCTCTGGACTGGGTGCTGTCCCCACTGATCAGAAAGGGCATCTTCCTATGCTCAGGTTCACCCTCAGCCTGATAGGAAATGCTACCCACCCCCAGCTGGCCGACTGCAGGGGGTGGGTATTTAACAGCCAGTTCTCCAAAGACACATAGCTCCATTGCTATGCGGTCAATACTCCCACTGGGGCCCATTTTAAGCAACCAAGGTGATGTCATTGAACTTGCAATGGGGAAGAAATAGGCTTTCCAGTTAAGTAGAGGCCAGCTCTAGGGCTCTACTGCTTCCAACTCTaaaccctgtctgtctgtctgtcctgagcCCCCAGTGAAAACAGAGACTCACATTTCTTCTATGTAGAAAGGAATGTGGAAGCACTCTGACATGATGGAACGTTCTCCTATTAAATACACTGACTCCTTTCCTTTCAGAACAGACCAGAACCAATGTCAGAGTTTCCTGACCCTTATCATAACGTCATGCCCTCTGATTCTGCCTCCAATCATGAATGGAGCAAAATGAAACCACTCAAACGTCACTTTTTGCTAATCTGGCCAACTTAACCTTAATTTAGGATTTGGAACAAGCATCATATTGCCTGGTACTCCTGGACTATTTTTCAGTGTGATTGCTGCAGGGGACTGACTAGGCCCATGAGGCACGTGCTACAATTGATTACTATTATCTGTCACACCTGTTTAGTAATGCCAGCCTTGGCCTTGAGAGGAGGGTCATGGTACTCAGACcatgatattctttctttctttcttttttttttttttttttaaggatgtgtgtgtgtgtgtgtgtgtgtgtgtgtgtgtgtgtgtgtgtgcctgagtgccctctgaggccagaagagggtgctgggaaccaaactctggtcctctggaagaacaggaagcacTCTTACACCatcaagtcatctctccagtctccataATATCCCTTTTCTCTCTGGTTGAACCTTGACCCATGCTACTTGGGCTTCttctctggagaaccactagctAGCTCCCAGTCACCACCCAGATCCCAGAGCCAGCCTGGGGCCCATCCCTGGCCCTCAGTACCTGTGTGAACCCTGTAGTGCGTTTCCAGCTGGTGCTTGAGGCTGAACTTCTTGCCACAGCCATTGCACTCATAGGGTTTCTCACCGGTGTGGATGCGCTTGTGGCTCTTGAGTGTGCTCTCATCTCGGAAGCAGCTGCCACAGAACTCACACTCATAGGGGTGATCACCTGTAAGGACAATGGGCTGAATCAGACCctggcctcctcctgcctctgtttcaaGGACAGCAGGTGCATTCGCTGTCCTGAGATTGACGATGTTCACCACCTTCAAAGGTGACCTGTCTGGTCCCCACAGCATGAACAGCGGATCCTGTGTTCACATTCAGATTTTACTGTGGCCCCAAAGCTGTTCATGGGATAACAGCCAGCGCCAGGAAAAGAAAGGCTGCTTGGCTCAGTGTAGAGCAGCAACCCTCAGAAAGCAAGGTCCTGGGAGGGCGGAATCGAGTTGGgctttgagaccttgtctcacactacctctcctcccttccctctggtTCAGGGCCAAGGGCCACTCCAGCCTAGCTTCCCCACCCTCAGAAATATCCCTCCAACTTGGAGAACTTCTCTTTGCTCCCCAAATGTCATCTGCCCTTTCTCCCACTCCACCAGTTAACTGTCACTTCCTCTGCTTCATTCTTATTTCTTCCTGATGAACCCCTAGACACCCTTCAAAGCCCAGCCCCTCCATCACCTCCCTTTGGTGCTTTACTTTAGTTCCCAGGCAGACGAGGCtacatttccttttctgtccccACAGAGAAGAATATTGAACACTTTTGGTCTTTTATTCacagaaatacaattttaaaagaattctttcCCATTTAAATGGTCTCTATTTGCTGTATTCTTACTGCTATGCTGAGAACTTCACTGAGATCATGTCACATGGCCATGGACACTATCTGATGAAAGATAGGCTTATCTTAaattgggggagagggggaaTTGCTTAGAGATACTTAACCACGGTCCCAAGGTCACCTAGCTTAAAGTAGCTAGGTTGAGACTTCGGCTCTGGTCTGGTCCCAGGGTCTGGACACTGGTCACTTACCACATGGCTCAATGACACATTGTATTGTACTAACTAACAGGGCCACCAAGAAGCTTTTCCCATCCTTACGTCCTCAGTGCTTGCCCAGGAATGACTCAGAACCAACTCTTGGAGAACAGCCCTTCCTCAGTCTAGAATCATGTCCATTAGCTTACCATTCTCTCCCTGGGACACTCCACCCTTCAATCCCTGTGGACTGAGGGGGTAGGGAGTGGGGTTAACCACCTTGCATTTTTGAAACTGAGGTGTCAAGCTTGGGGGATGAAAGGTGAGGACTTGAGCTACTTATTTATTACCGGAGTGAAGGCACAGACAATAAAGATAGATTGATCACCCCAGACTTTGttcatgaatatttaaatatCGCTGATTCGTCATGTCACTGTAATTACAATTTCTCTGGGCTGCATCTCCAACAAGCACAGTTTATGGTAAAGAATGGCCCACTGTATTTCACTTGTTCCTCTGCAGATGTGCGAGGCTGCCAACCGTATAATGTCCTCTGCATTTCATACATTCTCTTCAGCTGCTGAAGGCTTAAGTCATCCACAATGACCTACGTTTTTTCATTATCCCCATGTCAAACTGTGCCCGTGCCTGGGCATAAATTGTCCTTCTCCTTATAGACTCGCATGCCTGtgctttcacttcctctttaaaatgatattttactctctctgccttctcccctCTGTGGGCCGATAGCCAAACATCCTTCTTCCTGAAGGCAGGCCCTGCACCCACATaaattcccacctcctctgatATCTCAGGACAATTTCTGAGACTGTGGGAGGAGTGCTTGTTGCGGTCTGTTCACTGGCTGACTCTCTTACAGGATGAAAGATGTACAAACAACATTGAGGGCATAGGGGGTGGGTGGGCTCCATCAAAGAAGCACAGAGAACCATCACTCTACCCAGTCCTTACCATCTAAGGGTCCTGACCCAGgggcctggctggccagtgatctGGAGATGGACTGAGTCCTGGAGTTCTGGACTGGGAAAACCAACCTCTGTCTCTCACTAACTAGACCCAAACCAAGGACCCGTTCCCAGTCCCAAAGCCAAGAAGCTGGCCCTCGCTGACATAGGTACTAATTGGCTGTGGGTCTACCAGAGTGGGGGGGCAGCCTATGTATGAGactccctccctgctcctctctctctgtctgcacaCGTGGCCCTGTCTGGCCTGACATCCAGCTCCCCCTCCTTCCTGAACCGGCAACGATTACAACTTTAATCAAAGATTCAGTATCCTCattaagatataaataaataaataaagcaagggCCACATGAGACTTCAGCCGAAGCTGGTAATTAAAACGTACATCGGCAGTcacccagcctcccctccccccaggacgAGGGGGCGGCTGTGAGGGAGGGCTGGCCGCCTGTGTGTGCCTCTTGCTTCCAGAGGGGGGCCCTAAGAGTTTAACAAACAGCAGAGGGGTTTGTTTGATCAGATTTTTATGAATTTAATTACGAAGTGGATCACATGTTAAATGAGTTTAAATAGGAACTCTCTCGAGTCTGCCCAGGGAAAGAACAAAAAGCTTTCAGagaatgaaaggggaaaaaaaaaaatgacaagtcaCCAAGACACatgcccaccctcaccccacccaggTTTTACAACTCAGTGGCCACCGGACCTGCAACCCTCACCCCGAGAGCTAATTGTGTCGGGATGGTCATAATGTACATAAAACTGGAGACAGAAGTCAAAATCCAATTTGTGGTATGTTGATTAACTCTGTAGACGCGTTAATGAGCTTGACATTAAGTGCAGGACAAACGAGACTAATTAGAGCCCCTCTGGCCTGCCTGAGGCACCTGtgaccctccttcttccccagtTTGTCATTACCTAGTGGCTTTTTTAGCTCTGGCCAAACCCAGTGTCATCCTCCCCAGCCCAGCTCCAGTCCCTGGACTCCTTGAGTCCCTTCCCCTTGGCCCCTCCCTTCCGTGCAGCTGAGAGTTTATTATATGACGAGCCCTGTGAATCAAGGATCCATCAATGCCAAGAGCACGGCTGGACTAACGTACCAAACACAGCTGCTGATGCTAACCACCGGCCCCAGCAGCAAATGGACCAAGAACAACAGAATATTAATGAGGCATTGTGTCAGGGGGTGTGCAGAGCCTGTGCTGGGCTGGTGTGAAAATCAATGGGTGCTTGAATGTATGTGCACAAGGGGCACACATGTCTGTGTTTCTAGAATAAGCAAGGGTCTCTCCCAAACTCTGTCGTCACTCAGGATCTGAAGCACAGCTGCCACAGGGTGGATACAGCAGGGCTGCCGTGGGCTAACTGAACTCAGAGAAGGCGGCATGGGCAAAGTAAGTTGCATCCTGGGTAGACTCGGGAGGGCCTGTATCATTGTGTCACGTGAAGTCAAGTGACTTGACCCAGTGGCACACCTGGCAGTGGCTAAAGGATGCTAGCCATCTTCCCTCAGATAGAACTTAGTGACCTGTTGAGGGAGACATTGATGGGATGGTGTACATCTTACAGGGACATAGTAGAGGAAGTGGTTGAGCACACACCCCTTTCTCTTTGGTTCCTTTTGCTGAACCTTAGCCGCTAAGACCGTCTCCTTTCTACTGAGCAGCCTTAGGCAGTCCTAAGCATCTGGTGAGCCATTCACATTTGGTAATGATATGGCATTGTGCTCCTCTGACTAGGATGCTATCCAGAACCTAGAGCCAAGGCAGGCTCTGCTGTGAGAATGCCTGCAAATGATAGGACAGTCCAGCTCAGTCCCTGAGAGTAAAACGAGCCTTCTAAGGACCAGTCACATCCTCCATCCCTGAGTTAGGAAAAGGCTCTTAAGAATGAGAAATTCTTCTAGCCCTCTGTGAAGCATGCTGAGCATTTATGGTCTCTCTAGCAGGCCTGTGTATGTACTCTGCTACATTCTTACATAGAGACTTAATCCcagccccgcccccccaaaaagatcagaaacatacacacacagagacatacaatTCAGAAATTGGCATTCTTTCACCCAGGAACAGTAAGAGATGATCTCATTTTGCTTTAGGGCAAAGAAAGGAATTAAGTAATCTATTCCTCTGCTAGGAAAAGAGGAAGGGCTCCTTCAAGGCCCTCTGACACTGGGTGTCCTATCCCCTAACACTAGAGGGTAGTGGCAGGGATACGCTAGGACTGGGCAACTAGCCCTGCCTCCCTGACTCACACATACCCTGTCTTTCACCCCATCGTGTGAACTGGCAGAGTAGGGCTATCTCATGGCTTGTTGTTCAAATACTCTCATTGTCTTCCCTAGACAACATTAAGCCCAAAGTGGAGGCCTCCTGTCTCTGTTATGAAGGCAGGATGAGTTCTTCAATGTGCCCTCTGGATCCTCAGCTGACTTCAGTGCTATTCTTAGGTGGACTGGGGGAGTGGTGGGATTGTAATAAAGTTAGGCCAGTTAGTCTCAAAATGCACTTTGGTATCTCCTGCATCAGAATCTCTTGGGAATAGCTATTAGTGGTGTTGAGATCTAGAGCCCACCCTGGACCACTGAATCACAGTTTCTGAGAGCAGAACCCAAGAgtatggtgtttttgtttttgttgtttcttctttcttttttaaatgactattttcTGTGCTGTATGTGGAAAGACTGGGAACAGACTGTCTACAGGTGCGGGGGTGGTGACGGATTGGGAGAACTGTCAACATTTAAATGCTCTATAGGAGCCCTTCTGTGTCCAACTTCAAGAAGAGCAAGGTTGAAAATGCCTCAACCTGGAACACCCctccacccaacacacacacacacacacacacacacacacacacacacacacacacactccatatatTCTTGGCTGTTAAACCCAGATATAAGGTCCCTGGGCCCAGCCTACCTGTGTGTGAGCGAAGGTGGCGTTTGAGAGCTGTGTGGCTGGGAAAGGTCCGGTTGCACTCGCTGCAGATGTAGCTGCGCACGCCTGCATGGACCTCCATGTGCTGCTGGAGCGCACTCTGGGCCTGGAAGCGCTTTCCACACAGCAGACAGAAAACAGCCATGTCCGTGCCTGTGGGGGACAGCAATAGGAGAGCCTGAGCAAGGCAGAGACCCAGATCTGAAGCTGGGGTAGGAGGTAGCATTGGGCCTAGACATCCTAACCCCCAAACTCAAGGTCCAACCCAGGGGGCAGCCCAGGCCATGCAATGCTGACTGAGCACCCTGAATGTTGTTGCTCTGGAGGAAACATGTCAACAGGTGTCCAGCCTCCAAGAAACCTAAACGTTAGGGAGAAAGACACAAAACCACATGGATGGTCCAACGCATTTCTGCAAGTGTCTtgagtccagaagaaggtgggTGACTTGGGGCCTGTAATCACAGGGGCTTTACAGGATCTGAGGCAGTGATAGGAAGATGGGGTGGAACCTGTGAGAACCAACAATAACCTGGATCATAAGGGCTGGCCGTTGTGACTTTCTTAGAACCACACACTTCATACAAGGAGAGGGAGGCACAGGAGACGAACTCATTCCAATCTCCATGGCGTTCACAGTAGAAGGATTCAGTCTTTCATTTCCTGAGGTTAGCTATAGACCACTTCTGTTttcaaagacaaggtttctttgtatagctctggctatcctgcaactcactctatagaccaggctggcctcaaactcagatcctcctgcctctgcctcctgagtgctgtgattaaaggtgtgtaccacccccGCCTGGTGAACACATTCTTATAACCACTTTCCCATTTAGGAAGTCTGGGAATCTTGAAATTCACTTCATTCCACAAATAGTATTGTGATACTTTCTACAAGGAACTCTCTTTGAGGTTCTG from Onychomys torridus chromosome 7, mOncTor1.1, whole genome shotgun sequence encodes:
- the LOC118587233 gene encoding zinc finger and BTB domain-containing protein 16, with the protein product MAVFCLLCGKRFQAQSALQQHMEVHAGVRSYICSECNRTFPSHTALKRHLRSHTGDHPYECEFCGSCFRDESTLKSHKRIHTGEKPYECNGCGKKFSLKHQLETHYRVHTGEKPFECKLCHQRSRDYSAMIKHLRTHNGASPYQCTICTEYCPSLSSMQKHMKGHKPEEIPPDWRIEKTYLYLCYV